The following are from one region of the Hymenobacter sp. YIM 151858-1 genome:
- the nadE gene encoding NAD(+) synthase, with translation MRLAGAALNQTPIDWQNNLRNIQEAIQLAQEAGVELLCLPELCLTGYGCEDLFLHEWLSEAALGYLQQVRQWCTDPNMVVCVGLPVRLNGQTYNTACVIRDQKIFGFAAKQFLANDGVHYEPRFFSSWRPGTTATFSYEGEEYTIGDLVFEHLGVTFGFEICEDAWRPATDRPAGRLKPRGVQLIVNPSASHFAMSKTDVRYQLVLKGSRDYQVTYLYANLLGNEAGRITYDGEILIARNGQLIKRNQLLSFKNVDLEYADVDFGQEPAVTQEITPLPAPDEYRELNQALSLALYDYMRKARSKGFVLSLSGGADSCMCAVGVAEMVRLGVQELGVEEFMRKAGNFSDDDIRFAVQYGQLPGAAPIEPVATADAGTRVQAVSHPAEQVTGNERLTLNQQLTRRLLTCAYQGTVNSSDDTYLSAKDVAENVGAVFFSWDIDQEVKGYTSKIEHALGRELTWKTDDLTLQNIQARVRAPSIWMLANVQNCLLITTSNRSEAAVGYCTMDGDTAGSISPIAGVDKAFVKQWLVWAETELGYAGLHRVNNLAPTAELRPLEDKQTDERDLMPYPLLNLIERLAFYERLSPQQVLARLGAEVENIEPEQLKTYVRRFYQLWSRNQWKRERFAPSFHLDDYNLDPRSWLRFPILSGGFTDELTAL, from the coding sequence ATGCGACTTGCCGGCGCTGCCCTCAACCAAACGCCAATCGATTGGCAAAACAACCTGCGCAACATCCAAGAGGCCATACAACTGGCTCAGGAGGCAGGCGTGGAGCTGCTGTGCCTGCCCGAACTGTGCCTGACGGGCTACGGCTGCGAGGATTTGTTTCTGCACGAGTGGTTGAGCGAGGCGGCCCTAGGTTACCTGCAGCAAGTGCGCCAATGGTGCACCGACCCCAACATGGTGGTGTGCGTAGGCTTGCCCGTGCGCCTGAACGGCCAGACGTACAACACGGCCTGCGTGATCCGCGACCAAAAAATATTCGGGTTTGCGGCCAAGCAGTTTCTGGCCAACGATGGCGTGCACTACGAGCCGCGGTTTTTCTCATCGTGGCGGCCGGGCACCACGGCTACGTTTAGCTACGAGGGCGAGGAGTACACCATCGGCGACCTTGTGTTTGAGCACCTAGGCGTAACGTTTGGCTTCGAGATATGCGAAGATGCCTGGCGCCCCGCCACCGACCGCCCCGCTGGCCGCCTGAAACCCAGGGGCGTGCAGCTCATCGTGAACCCCTCGGCCTCGCACTTCGCCATGAGCAAAACCGACGTGCGCTACCAGCTGGTGCTGAAAGGCTCGCGCGATTACCAGGTAACCTACCTCTACGCCAACCTGTTGGGCAACGAGGCCGGCCGTATTACTTACGACGGCGAAATCCTGATTGCGCGCAACGGCCAGCTCATCAAGCGCAACCAGCTGCTGAGCTTCAAGAACGTAGACCTGGAGTATGCCGACGTGGACTTTGGCCAGGAGCCGGCCGTAACGCAGGAAATTACGCCGCTGCCGGCGCCCGATGAATACCGCGAGCTAAACCAGGCCCTGAGCCTGGCCCTGTACGACTACATGCGCAAAGCCCGCAGCAAGGGCTTCGTGCTGAGCCTCTCGGGCGGGGCCGACTCGTGCATGTGCGCCGTGGGCGTGGCCGAAATGGTGCGCCTGGGCGTGCAGGAGCTGGGCGTGGAGGAGTTCATGCGCAAAGCCGGCAACTTCTCCGACGACGACATCCGGTTTGCGGTGCAGTACGGGCAGCTGCCGGGCGCAGCGCCCATCGAGCCGGTGGCCACCGCCGACGCCGGTACGCGCGTGCAGGCCGTGTCGCACCCGGCCGAGCAGGTAACCGGCAACGAGCGCCTCACGCTCAACCAGCAGCTTACGCGCCGGTTGCTCACGTGCGCGTACCAGGGCACCGTCAACTCCTCCGACGACACGTACCTCTCGGCCAAAGACGTAGCCGAAAACGTAGGCGCCGTGTTCTTCAGCTGGGACATCGACCAGGAGGTAAAGGGCTACACCAGCAAGATTGAGCATGCCCTAGGTCGGGAGCTGACGTGGAAGACCGATGACCTGACGCTGCAGAACATTCAGGCCCGGGTGCGCGCGCCCAGCATCTGGATGCTGGCCAACGTGCAAAACTGCCTGCTGATTACCACCAGCAACCGCTCCGAAGCCGCCGTGGGCTACTGCACCATGGATGGCGACACGGCGGGCAGCATTTCGCCCATTGCCGGCGTCGATAAGGCCTTCGTGAAACAGTGGCTGGTATGGGCCGAAACCGAGCTGGGATACGCTGGCTTGCACCGCGTGAACAACCTGGCGCCTACTGCCGAGCTGCGCCCCCTCGAAGACAAGCAAACCGACGAACGCGACCTGATGCCGTACCCACTGCTCAACTTAATCGAGCGGTTGGCTTTCTACGAGCGCCTCAGCCCGCAGCAGGTGCTGGCGCGCCTAGGTGCCGAGGTCGAAAACATCGAGCCGGAACAGCTAAAAACCTACGTGCGCCGCTTTTACCAACTTTGGAGCCGCAACCAGTGGAAGCGCGAGCGGTTTGCGCCCTCGTTCCACCTCGATGATTACAACCTCGACCCCCGCTCGTGGCTGCGCTTTCCTATTTTGAGCGGCGGCTTCACCGACGAGCTGACAGCGCTGTAA
- a CDS encoding acyl carrier protein, whose amino-acid sequence MSEIAEKVKSIIVDKLGVEPSEVTPEASFTNDLGADSLDTVELIMEFEKEFNVSIPDDQAENIGTVGQAIAYLEEHAK is encoded by the coding sequence ATGTCTGAAATCGCAGAAAAAGTAAAAAGCATTATCGTTGACAAGCTTGGCGTTGAGCCCTCGGAAGTAACTCCGGAAGCAAGCTTCACCAACGACCTCGGCGCTGACTCGCTGGACACGGTTGAGCTTATCATGGAATTCGAAAAAGAATTCAACGTAAGCATCCCCGACGATCAGGCTGAGAACATCGGCACCGTGGGCCAAGCCATTGCTTACCTCGAAGAACACGCCAAATAA
- the rnc gene encoding ribonuclease III, translated as MVQRSGRTLPLFGFFRRLLGHDRQFRQAIAAVTGRAPGNVRLYRLAFTHASMVRQQPGQTRHLSNERLEFLGDAVLGAVVAEFLFRKFPYEPEGFLTEVRSRIVNRESMNQLALKIGLDALVQLDAGQSRSARSRSVNGNALEALVGAIYLDHGYEAARQFVLKRLIRPFVDVKALVSTTANFKSKLIEWAQRHGKAVRYELNGEQRTGGVMEFSATVLIDEEAVATGMGLSKKQAEQQAAERALDALGV; from the coding sequence ATGGTACAGCGCAGCGGCCGTACGCTCCCGCTGTTCGGTTTCTTTCGCCGTTTGCTCGGCCACGACCGTCAGTTCCGGCAAGCAATTGCTGCCGTAACGGGCCGTGCGCCGGGCAACGTGCGTTTGTACCGGCTGGCATTTACGCACGCCTCAATGGTTCGGCAGCAGCCGGGCCAAACGCGGCACCTTTCCAACGAGCGGCTGGAGTTTCTGGGCGATGCCGTGCTGGGCGCGGTGGTGGCCGAGTTTCTGTTCCGCAAATTTCCGTACGAACCCGAAGGGTTCCTCACGGAGGTTCGCTCGCGCATTGTAAATCGCGAGAGCATGAATCAGCTGGCCCTCAAAATTGGCCTCGACGCGCTGGTGCAGCTCGATGCCGGCCAGAGCCGCTCGGCCCGCTCGCGCTCCGTGAACGGCAACGCGCTGGAGGCTTTGGTAGGCGCCATTTACCTCGACCACGGCTACGAAGCCGCCCGGCAGTTCGTGCTGAAGCGCCTGATTCGGCCGTTTGTGGATGTGAAAGCCCTGGTGAGCACCACGGCCAACTTCAAAAGCAAGCTGATTGAGTGGGCGCAGCGCCACGGCAAAGCCGTGCGCTACGAGCTGAACGGCGAGCAACGCACCGGCGGCGTAATGGAGTTTTCGGCCACGGTACTGATTGACGAAGAAGCCGTTGCTACGGGCATGGGCCTCTCCAAGAAGCAGGCCGAGCAGCAAGCCGCCGAGCGGGCGTTGGATGCCCTAGGTGTGTAG
- a CDS encoding DUF4142 domain-containing protein encodes MKATSLLLIAAAMMAGSACSSSTTASGTTGSSTSGSTVTDDASSGMTSGAATSPGTSGSGTMNTSSVGTSSSVSSTGVSSGSMNVSGSTASSATVGTPGTDMNAFVATFATMDDPTFLMTAASSNMLEIQLGQMATQQSTDADVKKYGQMMKDHHTKATQELKTVAAPLNVTLPTTLMPVHQALADNVKGKTGKAFDEAYMDAMETAHKMDIAMFEAKTKQASTPSVKALATKTLPMLNSHKKMADDIEKKVD; translated from the coding sequence ATGAAAGCAACTTCCCTTCTTCTGATAGCGGCAGCCATGATGGCGGGCAGCGCATGCAGCAGCTCTACCACCGCCTCGGGCACTACCGGCTCGAGCACCTCGGGCAGCACCGTTACCGACGATGCCAGCAGCGGCATGACCTCGGGTGCGGCCACCAGCCCCGGTACCTCGGGCTCCGGCACCATGAATACCTCTTCGGTGGGCACCAGCAGCAGCGTATCGAGCACCGGTGTTAGCTCGGGCTCTATGAACGTGAGCGGCAGCACCGCCAGCTCGGCCACCGTGGGCACCCCCGGCACCGACATGAACGCCTTTGTGGCCACCTTCGCCACCATGGACGACCCCACCTTCCTGATGACGGCCGCCAGCAGCAACATGCTCGAAATTCAGCTGGGCCAAATGGCCACGCAGCAATCGACCGATGCCGACGTGAAAAAGTACGGTCAGATGATGAAAGACCACCACACCAAGGCCACGCAGGAGCTGAAGACGGTAGCTGCCCCGCTGAACGTGACGCTGCCTACTACCCTGATGCCCGTGCACCAGGCCCTGGCCGACAACGTGAAGGGCAAAACCGGCAAAGCGTTCGACGAGGCTTACATGGACGCCATGGAAACGGCTCACAAGATGGATATTGCCATGTTTGAAGCCAAAACCAAGCAAGCGTCTACGCCATCGGTGAAAGCACTGGCCACCAAAACGCTGCCCATGCTGAACTCGCACAAGAAGATGGCCGACGACATCGAGAAGAAAGTTGACTAA
- the rpsT gene encoding 30S ribosomal protein S20, with product MANHKSALKRIRSNEAKRVLNRYQAKSTRTAVKKLRATTDASEAQELLKKVSSMLDRLAKKNIIHKNKAANNKSSLAKYVNTLAA from the coding sequence ATGGCAAATCATAAGTCGGCTCTGAAGCGCATCCGCTCGAACGAAGCCAAGCGCGTGTTGAACCGTTACCAGGCCAAATCGACCCGCACGGCCGTTAAGAAGCTGCGTGCTACCACCGACGCTTCGGAAGCCCAAGAGCTCCTGAAGAAAGTATCGTCGATGCTGGATCGTCTGGCCAAGAAGAACATCATCCACAAGAACAAGGCTGCGAACAACAAGTCGAGCCTGGCTAAGTACGTAAACACGCTGGCTGCCTAA
- a CDS encoding IPExxxVDY family protein: MKTLTLDCDYDCDFDLFGIVSSSRDHKLAWTLNQALRLRLIKQQDLILDLLTRGRLVISNYLHATETATLRLLRNRSVDPSPLQRHFLAPDIKEYDYLIQVQNGTGTLDPDTLLEQLAALPAVQYVCRFDPNTLKFKENLLF; encoded by the coding sequence ATGAAAACCCTTACCCTCGACTGCGACTACGACTGCGACTTCGACCTGTTCGGCATCGTGTCGTCGAGCCGGGACCATAAGCTGGCCTGGACGCTGAACCAGGCCCTGCGCCTGCGGCTGATCAAGCAGCAAGATCTGATACTGGACCTGCTGACCCGCGGCCGGCTCGTTATCAGCAATTACCTGCACGCTACTGAAACAGCCACCTTACGCCTGCTCCGCAACCGGTCCGTCGATCCGTCGCCGCTGCAGAGGCACTTTTTGGCTCCCGATATCAAGGAGTACGACTACCTGATACAGGTGCAAAACGGTACCGGCACGCTCGACCCCGATACCCTGCTCGAGCAGCTGGCGGCCTTGCCGGCGGTGCAGTACGTGTGTCGTTTCGATCCAAATACCCTCAAGTTCAAAGAAAACTTGCTCTTTTAG
- the fabF gene encoding beta-ketoacyl-ACP synthase II translates to MALRRVVVTGLGAITPLGNTVAAYWDGLSRGVSGAGPITRFDASKFKTRFACEVKGYNADDFFERKEGRKLDLFSQFAVVAADQAIAEAGIADGSVDKDRVGVIWGSGIGGLRTFQEECVAFAKGDGTPRFNPFFIPKMIADIASGHISMKHGFRGPNFVTVSACASSSNSIIDAYNYIRLGYADVIVTGGSEAAVTEAGIGGFNALKALSERNDAAETASRPYDKDRDGFVLGEGAGALILEDLEHAKARGAKIYAEVLGGGMSADAYHLTAPDPEGNGVMLVLKQALRDAGITASEVDYINTHGTSTPLGDGAEVKAIQKVFGDAIYDLNISSTKSMTGHLLGGAGAIEAVASILAMEHSLIPPTINHFTDDPELDPRLNFTFNQAQQREVNIALSNTFGFGGHNTSVVFGKLRD, encoded by the coding sequence ATGGCGCTACGGAGAGTTGTTGTTACTGGTCTCGGAGCCATTACCCCCCTTGGCAACACGGTTGCCGCGTACTGGGACGGTTTGTCGCGCGGCGTTAGTGGGGCCGGCCCCATCACGCGCTTCGACGCCAGCAAGTTCAAAACCCGCTTTGCCTGCGAAGTGAAGGGCTACAACGCCGACGATTTCTTCGAACGCAAGGAAGGCCGCAAGCTCGATTTGTTTTCGCAGTTCGCCGTGGTAGCCGCCGATCAGGCCATTGCCGAAGCCGGTATTGCCGACGGCAGCGTCGACAAAGACCGCGTGGGCGTTATCTGGGGCTCGGGCATTGGCGGCCTGCGCACCTTCCAGGAGGAGTGCGTGGCCTTTGCCAAAGGCGACGGTACCCCGCGCTTCAACCCGTTCTTCATTCCCAAAATGATTGCCGATATCGCGTCGGGTCATATTTCGATGAAGCACGGCTTCCGCGGCCCCAACTTCGTTACGGTGTCGGCCTGCGCCTCGTCGTCGAACTCTATCATCGACGCCTACAACTACATCCGGCTGGGTTATGCTGATGTAATTGTAACCGGTGGCTCGGAGGCGGCCGTGACGGAAGCCGGCATCGGCGGTTTCAACGCCCTCAAGGCTTTGTCGGAGCGCAACGATGCCGCCGAAACGGCCTCGCGCCCCTACGACAAGGACCGCGACGGTTTTGTGCTGGGCGAAGGCGCCGGCGCGCTGATTCTGGAGGATCTGGAGCACGCCAAAGCGCGCGGTGCTAAAATCTACGCCGAGGTGCTCGGCGGCGGCATGTCGGCCGATGCGTATCACCTCACCGCGCCCGACCCCGAGGGCAACGGTGTGATGCTGGTGCTCAAGCAAGCCCTGCGCGACGCCGGCATTACCGCCTCCGAGGTGGACTACATCAACACCCACGGCACCAGCACGCCCCTGGGCGACGGCGCCGAGGTGAAGGCCATTCAGAAAGTATTTGGCGACGCCATCTACGACCTGAACATCTCTTCGACGAAGAGCATGACGGGCCACCTGCTCGGCGGAGCCGGTGCTATCGAGGCCGTGGCCAGCATCCTGGCCATGGAGCATAGCCTGATTCCGCCTACCATCAACCATTTTACCGACGACCCGGAGCTTGATCCGCGCCTGAACTTCACCTTCAACCAAGCCCAGCAGCGCGAGGTGAACATTGCCCTGAGCAATACGTTTGGCTTTGGTGGGCACAACACCTCGGTGGTGTTCGGTAAGCTCCGCGACTAA
- the pyk gene encoding pyruvate kinase, whose translation MENRPGFNKTKIVATVGPASNTYDKLGMLIREGVDVFRLNFSHGKHEEHLAVINLVRRLNKDLRTHVGLLQDLQGPKIRLGDVEGGSFEIKAGEQITLVCGEKEISRPGRISTIYLGLARDVKPGDMILIDDGKLELRVLTTDREKEVLCEVIYGGTVKPRKGINLPDSNVSAPSMTEKDIEDLKFGLENDVDWIALSFARRAEDIRFIKQIIAESGKQARVVAKIETPEALRNIDEIIALTDAVMVARGDLGVEIKAEEVPMAQKMIIQKCNRAGKPVIVATQMMESMIVNPRPTRAETNDVANAVLDGTDAVMLSAETAVGAYPAEVIRSMVGTIRSAEEHPGLYHREFAAGDPLAAPDTYYTNSVLAAACSLARATGAQAIVGMTHKGYTAYQLSKYRPQANIFVFTDNRAILTQLSLAWGVRGFYYDRFVSTDTTIADIKYVLMTTGHIAKGDVFISTASMPINEKGKANMIKLSTV comes from the coding sequence ATGGAAAATCGTCCTGGTTTTAACAAGACCAAAATTGTGGCCACCGTCGGACCGGCCTCCAACACCTACGACAAACTGGGCATGCTCATCCGCGAAGGCGTGGATGTGTTTCGCCTCAACTTTTCGCACGGCAAGCACGAGGAACACCTGGCCGTGATTAACCTGGTGCGCCGCCTCAACAAGGATTTGCGCACCCACGTGGGCTTGCTCCAGGATTTGCAGGGCCCCAAAATCCGCCTGGGCGATGTGGAGGGCGGCTCGTTCGAAATCAAAGCCGGCGAACAGATTACGCTGGTATGCGGCGAAAAAGAAATTAGCCGCCCGGGCCGCATCAGCACGATTTACCTAGGGCTGGCGCGCGACGTGAAGCCCGGCGACATGATCCTGATCGACGACGGCAAGCTGGAGCTGCGCGTGCTTACCACCGACCGCGAGAAGGAAGTGCTGTGCGAGGTGATTTACGGCGGCACCGTGAAGCCCCGCAAAGGCATCAACCTGCCCGATTCGAATGTGTCGGCCCCGTCGATGACCGAAAAGGACATCGAGGACCTGAAATTCGGCCTCGAAAACGACGTCGATTGGATTGCCCTTTCGTTTGCCCGCCGCGCCGAAGACATCCGCTTCATCAAGCAGATTATTGCCGAATCGGGCAAGCAAGCGCGCGTGGTAGCCAAAATCGAGACGCCCGAGGCTCTGCGCAACATCGACGAGATTATTGCCCTCACCGATGCCGTGATGGTAGCCCGCGGCGACCTAGGCGTTGAGATTAAGGCCGAAGAGGTGCCGATGGCGCAGAAAATGATCATCCAGAAGTGTAACCGCGCCGGCAAACCCGTGATTGTGGCCACGCAGATGATGGAAAGCATGATCGTGAACCCGCGCCCCACCCGCGCCGAAACCAACGACGTGGCCAACGCCGTGCTCGATGGCACCGATGCGGTAATGCTGTCGGCTGAAACGGCCGTGGGCGCTTACCCGGCCGAGGTGATCCGCTCGATGGTGGGCACCATCCGGAGCGCCGAGGAGCACCCCGGCCTCTACCACCGCGAGTTTGCCGCCGGCGACCCGCTGGCCGCCCCCGATACCTACTACACCAACAGCGTGCTGGCGGCGGCCTGCAGCCTGGCCCGCGCCACCGGCGCGCAAGCCATTGTGGGCATGACGCACAAAGGCTATACGGCCTACCAGCTCTCGAAGTACCGCCCGCAGGCCAACATCTTCGTGTTCACCGACAACCGCGCCATCCTCACGCAGCTGAGTTTGGCCTGGGGCGTGCGTGGTTTCTACTACGACCGGTTTGTGAGCACCGATACCACCATTGCCGACATCAAATACGTGCTCATGACTACCGGCCACATCGCCAAAGGCGACGTGTTCATCAGCACCGCGTCGATGCCCATCAACGAAAAGGGCAAAGCAAACATGATCAAGCTGAGCACGGTGTAA
- a CDS encoding MFS transporter → MRFLTRTIWLLSLVSLFADLASEMLYPIMPLYLRSIGFSVLLIGVLEGVAEATAGLSKGYFGQWSDRLGRRLPFVRWGYGLSALSKPMMALLAAPWWIFVARTTDRLGKGLRTGARDALLSDEAAEHRTGAVFGFHRAMDTLGAVLGPVVALLWLAAYPGQYRTLFLLAFVPGLLSVLTTLLVQERKRAPSNQPVRPFWAAFAYWNRAPQRYRQVVGALVLFALFNSSDTLLLLLARQRGLSESGVVGVYVFYNLVYAAAAFPLGLLADKLGPRRMLVLGLVLFAVVYGGIAQARAWWLFGGLFGLYGIYAAATEGISKAWVSRLCTPADKGAALGTFAGLSSLAALVASALTGLLWQQFGPRVAFGTSAAVALLVALLLALLPATTQKAPAC, encoded by the coding sequence ATGCGCTTCCTGACCCGCACCATCTGGCTTTTGTCGCTGGTAAGCCTGTTTGCCGACCTGGCCAGCGAAATGCTTTATCCTATTATGCCGCTGTATTTGCGCAGCATTGGCTTTTCGGTGTTACTTATCGGGGTGCTCGAGGGCGTGGCCGAAGCCACGGCGGGTCTCAGCAAGGGGTACTTCGGGCAATGGTCGGATCGGCTGGGGCGGCGCCTGCCTTTTGTGCGCTGGGGCTATGGCCTGAGCGCGCTTTCGAAACCCATGATGGCCTTGCTAGCCGCGCCCTGGTGGATTTTTGTGGCCCGCACCACCGACCGCCTGGGCAAGGGCCTGCGCACCGGCGCCCGCGATGCGCTGCTTTCCGACGAAGCGGCCGAGCACCGCACCGGTGCCGTGTTCGGTTTCCACCGCGCTATGGATACGCTTGGCGCCGTGTTGGGCCCAGTGGTGGCCTTGCTTTGGCTGGCCGCGTACCCGGGGCAATACCGCACGTTGTTTTTGCTCGCCTTTGTGCCGGGGCTGTTGTCGGTACTTACCACGCTGCTTGTGCAGGAGCGAAAGCGTGCGCCCTCCAACCAGCCGGTGCGCCCATTTTGGGCGGCGTTTGCTTATTGGAACCGCGCCCCGCAGCGCTACCGCCAAGTAGTAGGTGCGCTGGTGCTGTTTGCTTTGTTCAACAGCTCCGATACGCTTTTGCTGCTGCTGGCCCGGCAGCGCGGCTTATCCGAATCGGGCGTGGTGGGGGTGTATGTTTTCTACAACCTGGTGTATGCGGCAGCCGCGTTTCCGCTGGGCTTGCTGGCCGATAAACTAGGGCCGCGCCGCATGCTGGTGCTAGGCCTGGTACTGTTTGCGGTAGTGTACGGCGGCATTGCGCAAGCTCGGGCGTGGTGGCTGTTCGGTGGCTTGTTCGGACTTTACGGCATTTACGCCGCGGCTACCGAGGGCATCAGCAAAGCCTGGGTAAGCCGCCTCTGCACCCCCGCCGACAAAGGGGCAGCCCTAGGTACTTTTGCGGGCCTTAGCAGCCTGGCTGCGCTGGTAGCCAGTGCCCTTACGGGGCTGCTCTGGCAGCAGTTTGGCCCGCGCGTGGCTTTCGGCACCTCAGCGGCCGTGGCTTTGCTGGTGGCCCTGCTCCTGGCCTTGCTGCCTGCTACCACGCAAAAAGCCCCGGCTTGCTAA
- the lgt gene encoding prolipoprotein diacylglyceryl transferase, with translation MLAYITWDQSPILAQLGPLTLRWYGLLFALGFIIGSFILTHIYKAERVSQRWVDVITIYMLIGTVLGARLGHVFFYDADYYLAHPGEILKIWEGGLASHGATIGILLAVWLFARNNKFDYLWVLDRIVIVVATGGMCIRLGNLMNSEIIGRETDVPWAFKFVRYNEIHHVAGNIPNELRHPTQIYEALFCLLLFVLLYGLWNRYKEQTPRGLLFGLFVTLLFTFRFFVEFLKENQESFEDRLPLNMGQLLSIPLILVGLWVLLRAGKNPNNRYGFAPRDLHDDNAPNKPLPVQMKR, from the coding sequence ATGCTCGCCTACATCACCTGGGACCAGTCGCCCATTCTTGCTCAACTCGGTCCGCTCACGCTGCGCTGGTACGGCCTGCTGTTCGCGTTGGGCTTTATCATCGGTTCGTTTATCCTCACGCACATCTACAAAGCCGAGCGGGTGTCGCAGCGCTGGGTCGATGTCATCACCATCTACATGCTTATCGGCACGGTACTGGGTGCGCGCCTTGGGCACGTATTCTTCTACGATGCCGATTATTACCTGGCTCACCCCGGCGAGATTCTGAAAATCTGGGAAGGCGGCCTGGCTAGTCACGGCGCCACCATCGGCATTTTGCTGGCCGTGTGGCTGTTTGCGCGCAACAACAAGTTCGACTACCTGTGGGTGCTCGACCGCATCGTGATTGTGGTGGCTACCGGCGGCATGTGCATTCGCCTGGGCAACCTGATGAACTCCGAAATCATCGGCCGCGAAACCGATGTGCCCTGGGCGTTTAAGTTCGTGCGCTACAACGAGATACACCACGTAGCCGGTAACATCCCGAACGAGCTGCGCCACCCCACCCAAATCTACGAGGCGCTGTTTTGCCTGCTGCTGTTCGTGCTGCTCTACGGGCTTTGGAACCGCTACAAGGAGCAAACCCCGCGCGGCCTGCTGTTTGGCTTGTTCGTAACGCTGCTGTTCACCTTCCGCTTTTTCGTGGAGTTTCTGAAGGAAAACCAGGAGTCCTTCGAAGACCGCCTGCCCCTGAACATGGGCCAGCTCCTGAGCATTCCGCTGATTTTGGTGGGCCTGTGGGTGTTGCTGCGCGCCGGCAAAAACCCCAACAACCGCTACGGCTTCGCCCCCCGCGACCTGCACGACGACAATGCCCCCAACAAGCCGCTGCCCGTGCAAATGAAACGCTAA
- a CDS encoding YheT family hydrolase — MPIIANSRYRPPFYLFNGHLQTIVPSLLREVPEVQYQRQRVETADGDFLDLDWARTEHVTDALGIISHGLEGDAGRPYVRGMARALNKAGIDALAWNYRSCSGEPNRLLRAYHLGDTDDLHFVVQQALATGRYRQVYMTGFSAGGNMTLKYLGEDPGRIPQEIQRAAVFSVPTDLKAGSEHISRLQNRIYLNRFLKSLRQKIRTKAELLPGQLDLDGLEELSDFPQFDNRFTAPMHGFKSADEYYEHSSSGRYLHGIRIPTLIVNAQNDPFLPPTCFPRAAAESSPYVFLETPEAGGHVGFAEGLPSDGDYYSERRAVEFITAKVPA, encoded by the coding sequence ATGCCGATCATAGCCAACTCCCGCTACCGGCCGCCTTTTTACCTCTTCAACGGCCACCTGCAAACCATTGTACCCAGCCTGCTGCGCGAGGTACCCGAGGTGCAGTACCAACGCCAGCGCGTAGAAACGGCCGACGGCGACTTTCTGGACCTCGATTGGGCCCGCACCGAGCACGTTACCGATGCGTTGGGCATTATCTCGCACGGACTGGAGGGCGACGCCGGCCGCCCCTACGTGCGCGGCATGGCCCGGGCGCTCAACAAAGCCGGCATCGATGCGCTGGCCTGGAACTACCGCAGCTGCAGCGGCGAGCCGAACCGCCTGTTGCGCGCCTACCACCTAGGCGACACCGACGACCTGCATTTTGTGGTGCAGCAGGCGCTGGCCACGGGCCGGTACCGGCAAGTGTACATGACGGGGTTTTCGGCCGGCGGCAACATGACGCTGAAATATCTGGGCGAAGACCCGGGCCGGATTCCGCAGGAAATACAGCGCGCGGCGGTGTTCTCGGTGCCTACCGATCTGAAAGCCGGCTCGGAGCATATTTCGCGGCTCCAAAACCGCATCTACCTCAACCGCTTTCTGAAGTCGCTGCGGCAGAAAATCCGGACCAAAGCTGAGTTGTTGCCCGGCCAGCTCGACCTGGATGGCCTCGAAGAGCTCAGCGACTTTCCGCAGTTCGACAACCGCTTTACGGCGCCCATGCACGGCTTCAAATCGGCCGACGAGTACTACGAGCACAGCAGCTCGGGCCGTTACCTGCACGGCATTCGCATTCCCACGTTGATTGTGAATGCCCAGAACGACCCGTTTTTGCCGCCCACGTGCTTTCCGCGCGCGGCGGCCGAAAGCAGCCCCTACGTGTTTCTGGAAACGCCCGAAGCCGGCGGCCACGTAGGCTTTGCCGAGGGCCTGCCCTCCGACGGCGACTACTACTCCGAGCGGCGGGCCGTAGAATTTATCACGGCAAAAGTTCCCGCCTAA